The proteins below are encoded in one region of Mus caroli unplaced genomic scaffold, CAROLI_EIJ_v1.1 scaffold_21524_1, whole genome shotgun sequence:
- the LOC110289190 gene encoding LOW QUALITY PROTEIN: zinc finger protein 665-like (The sequence of the model RefSeq protein was modified relative to this genomic sequence to represent the inferred CDS: substituted 1 base at 1 genomic stop codon), with protein MTYNDMFSLILALSCDQTEKLFPKPQDSFQDEITERFAYKEAPDTLPERTQSPNPKAHCRISTRVTSYKCNECGKSFTQSSSLKVHHRLHTGNKPYKCNECGKSFTRSSSLKVHYRIHTGDKPYNCDECGKSFTYLSSVKIHHRFHTGDKPYKCNECGKSFAYLSQLKHHHRMRIGDKPYKCNICGKSFTWYSHLKVHHRSHTGNKPYKCNECGKSFKYSASLKDHHRLHTGEKPYKCNECGKSFTQSSSLKVHKRLHTGEKPYKCHECGKSFTQVSYLKAHQRIHTGDKPYKCNECGKSFTKSCSLKVHHRLHTGDKPYKCNECGKSFTQSSSLKVHKRLHTGDKPYKCHECGRSFTQVSYLKVHQRIHTGDKPYKCNDCGKSFTKSSNLKVHQRIHMGDKPYECNNYGKSFTQSSQLNVHHKSHNKNKPYQCNKCCKSFTDSSSLQVHHRIHTRHTSXKCIKCGKSLHIHYRIHTGEKPYKCNECGKSFKRSSKCQVHYRIHTGEKPYKCNECGKSFKRSSNLQVHQKIHMGKQPYKCSECGKKFSWSPKTSRQSHYRIHFGDKSS; from the exons ATGACATATAATGACATGTTCTCATTAATTTTGGCTCTGTCTTGTGATCAGACAGAAAAGCTATTTCCAAAGCCACAGGATTCTTTCCAGGATGAAATAACAGAAAGATTTGCGT ATAAGGAAGCTCCAGATACTCTTCCTGAGAGAACTCAATCCCCAAATCCTAAGGCTCACTGCAGAATTTCTACTCGAGTGACatcttacaaatgtaatgaatgtgggaaatCTTTTACACAGTCCTCAAGTCTTAAAGTTCACCACAGATTACATACTGGAaacaaaccttacaaatgtaatgaatgtgggaaatCTTTTACAAGGTCCTCAAGTCTTAAAGTTCACTACAGGATCCACACTGGAGACAAACCTTATAATTGTGATGAATGTGGGAAATCTTTTACATATTTGTCAAGTGTTAAAATTCACCACAGATTTCATACTGGAGACAAACCttataaatgtaatgaatgtggcaaaTCTTTTGCCTACCTCTCACAGCTTAAACATCACCACAGAATGCGTATTGGAgacaaaccttacaaatgtaatatATGTGGCAAATCTTTTACATGGTATTCACATCTTAAAGTTCACCATAGAAGCCATACTGGAaacaaaccttacaaatgtaatgagtgTGGGAAATCTTTTAAGTATTCAGCAAGTCTTAAAGACCATCACAGAttacatactggagaaaaaccttacaaatgtaatgaatgtggcaaaTCTTTTACCCAGTCCTCAAGTCTTAAAGTTCACAAGAGATTACATACTGGAGAAAAGCCTTACAAATGTCATGAATGTGGCAAATCTTTTACCCAGGTTTCATATCTTAAAGCTCACCAGAGAATCCATACTGGGgacaaaccttacaaatgtaatgagtgTGGGAAATCATTTACCAAGTCCTGTAGTCTTAAAGTTCACCACAGATTACATACTGGAgacaaaccttacaaatgtaatgaatgtggcaaaTCTTTTACCCAGTCCTCAAGTCTTAAAGTTCACAAGAGATTACATACTGGAGACAAGCCTTACAAATGTCATGAATGTGGCAGATCTTTTACCCAGGTTTCATATCTTAAAGTTCACCAGAGAATCCATACTGGGgacaaaccttacaaatgtaatgattGTGGGAAATCTTTTACAAAGTCCTCAAATCTTAAAGTTCACCAGAGAATCCATATGGGGGacaaaccttatgaatgtaataaTTATGGAAAATCATTTACCCAGTCTTCCCAACTTAACGTTCACCACAAAAgccataataaaaacaaaccttacCAATGTAATAAGTGTTGTAAATCATTTACAGATTCCTCATCTCTTCAAGTTCACCACAGAATCCATACTAGACATACatcttaaaaatgtattaaatgtggCAAATCTTTACACA ttcactacagaatccatacaggagagaagccttacaaatgtaatgaatgtgggaaatCCTTTAAACGATCATCAAAATGTCaagttcactacagaatccatacaggagagaagccttacaaatgtaatgaatgtgggaaatCCTTTAAACGATCATCAAA TCTCCAAGTACATCAAAAAATCCATATGGGAAAGCAGCCTTATAAGTGCAGTGAATGTGGGAAAAAATTTTCCTGGTCCCCCAAGACCTCTCGTCAAAGTCATTACAGAATTCATTTTGGAGACAAAAGTTCTTAA